The genomic segment ATTATTATTATTACCTTTATCCAGATAAGGTTGAACTGAGAGCGATGGATGAGAAGTCTGCCATCAAATTGCTTTTTTCCATTTCCTTTAATCGACAAACTTTAGAACGGTTTCCGGAAATATTAGCGTCTCCTAATGTTGTTTATATACATCCGCAACTTGAAAAATGGATACGAAAGGAGCAATAATGTCAAATCTTACACAAGGATTAGTTCAAATTTATACGGGTAACGGAAAAGGAAAAACCACCGCTGCCTTTGGCTTGACAATACGCGCGGTTGGTCATGGTTTTCGGGTCTATATTATACAATTTATGAAAGGGGGGAATGATTACGGAGAGTTAGAAGGTCTGAAACACTTGTGGCCAGAATGCCAGCACGAAAACTTTGGAGGAAAGGGCTGGGTTCGCAAAGGAGAACCCCTTGAAGAGCACATCCTTGAAGCTCGCAAGGGTTTTTCGAGAGCTCGAGAAATTGTTCTCTCTGGAGCATGGGATATCGTCATTCTAGATGAAATTCTTAATGCTCTTTGGTTCACACTGATACCTGAAAGCGAAGTTTTGGACTTACTAAATAATAAACCCGCCCATGTTGAATTGATTTTAACAGGTAGAAATGCCTCTCAATCACTGATCGAAAGGGCTGATCTAGTGACAGAAATGGTTCTGAAAAAGCATCCCTTCGAACAGGGGATACAAGCGCGGCAAGGAATTGAATTTTAACTTTGGTCAAGCGCATTGTAAGTTGAAGTGATTATGGATATACTCTTCTATAAAGGTTTAGGATATAGTAAGCGTCCATGCTGAGCCAGTAAGGGGTGACGTATGGGCGTCTTTAGTTGTTGAAGAGTGGAAAGGAGAGTTAATTTAATGACGATGACCCAAGAAGATGTCTTGCGGGAAGCACATGATAAAGGTATTAAGTTCATTCGTCTACAGTTTACGGATATCTTTGGAATCCTTAAGAATGTGGCCATTTCAATTGAACAGTTGGAAAAGGCCTTAGATGGGGAACTTATGTTTGATGGTTCGTCTATTGAAGGATTTGCACGTATTGAGGAATCAGATATGTACTTACGTCCAGACCCGAGTACCTTCGTTGAGTTACCTTGGCGTTCCAAAGAAGGGGGAGTTGCTCGGCTTATTTGTGATGTTTACAACCCAGATGGGACCCCTTTTGACGGATGTCCGAGAAACGCGCTCAAAAGAGTCTTAATGGAAGCCTCTGAAATGGGGTACACTTTGAATGTTGGACCTGAATTGGAATTTTTTCTCTTTCATACGGATGCCGAGGGTCGCCCCACAACGATTACACATGATAAAGCTGGCTATTTTGATTTAACCCCTATTGATCTTGGTGAGAATGCTCGTCGTGATATGGTTTTAACATTAGAACAAATGGGCTATGAGATTGAGGCATCTCATCATGAAGTGGCGCCTGGGCAACATGAAATCGATTTTAAATATTCAAACGCATTGGATATTGCCGATAAAATTGCTACCTTTCGTTTCGTTGTACGCACAATTGCTCAACATCATGGGTTACATGCCACCTTCATGCCTAAACCTATTTTTGGCATTAACGGATCGGGAATGCACAGTAATCAATCACTTTTCAAAGGTGGCAAAAATGCTTTTTATGACCCGGAGGATCCAATGGAACTTTCCGAAATCGCTTACCAATATATTGCTGGGCTTATGAAGCATGCCCGTTCTTTTACTGCTATTACAAATCCGACCATCAATTCTTATAAACGGCTTGTGCCCGGTTATGAAGCCCCTTGTTATATAGCTTGGTCAGGCCGAAATAGAAGTCCACTCATCCGTGTTCCAGCCAAAAGGGGTTCCTCGACTCGCATCGAATTACGCAGCCCAGATCCTTCCTGTAATCCCTATTTGGCTATTGCTGTTCAACTTAAAGCAGGACTAGATGGTATTAAGAATAAACTTATCCCACCATCTTCACTCGATTTAAATATCTACGCAATGACCTCTATTGAACGGGAGAAAATGGGAGTAAACACGCTACCTAGCAGCCTTAAAGAGGCATTGGATGAGTTGGCTAAGGCCCCTATCATTCAAGATGCATTGGGTAATCATATTTATAATCGATTTGTTGAGGCCAAGATGGATGAGTGGGACAGTTTCCGAGTCACAGTCACACAGTGGGAATTGAATCGTTATTTGGAGATGTATTAAGAAATAAAGGCCTAGCTAATCCTGGGCCTTTATTTCTTGGCACATTCTAGGTCCAATTAATACCAAGCAACTCGGAATAATATTAGAAGTCTGGAATATATAAGTTGAGATAAACAATGGCATACATTTATTGATAAAAGATTGAATTTTCTCAATTTACTCTGGATTTTCAGTATGTGATGTGCTAATATAAAATTAAATTATAGTAAGGATTGATAAAAGGAGGGTATTACATTATGTTTACGATAAATCGTGATTCCATACCAAGCCCTTTCTCTCGTCGCCGACGCAAATTTAAAGTTGGAGACCGTGTTACTACGTGTAACAACTGTCTTGGAACTGTAGTACGCGTTGATCGCGATGAAGTTGGAGACTATATTGTAGCCCGCTTGGATATCTTGCCTGGTGAATTTGCCTACGACCCCTGGGATTTGGAAATAATCAAATGATGAGGTTGATTGAAGACTAGAACATCTCATGTTGGGGTGTTCTTTTTAATTTTCATTCACAAAAGAAGAGTGGGTACATGCTTTATCTCTTCCGTCGAGGCATATACTGATATAACCCGTCAGAACGAGCTGATGTTGGTGAAGGGAGGGCTACCATGGAAGTTATTAAGTGGTTGCGTGAATATCGCGAAATAGAGGCTGCTTTGGCGTGGAGCGGTACGTTTGCAGATTACTTGCCTATGGTTACTAAAAATCCTAACTTGGCGCTTCATGCTCATGCGCGAATTTATGCGATGCTCAAGGCGGCCGGTATTGAAACAAGTGGAGATCAGAAAAAATACAAATTCTTTGACAAGGAACTTTTTGGGTTAGACAAAACGTTAGAACGACTTATTGAAGAATATTTTCATAGCGCAGCTAAGCGTTTAGATGTTCGCAAGCGCATTCTACTGTTAATGGGACCGGTTAGTGGTGGAAAATCAACGATTGTAAGTTTATTGAAACGCGGGCTTGAAGAATTTACGAGAACTGAGGAAGGGGCAGTCTATGCTATTGATGGGTGCCCTATGCATGAGGACCCGTTGCATCTTTTACCGGTGTCATTGCGTCCACAATTTGAAGAATTGTACGGCATTCGGATCGAGGGGAATCTTTGTCCAGTTTGTCGGCTACGCTTGGATGAGGAATTCGGGGGTGAGGTTGAACATATTCCTGTGAAACGGATTGTTTTTTCAGAGGAGCAACGGGTAGGGGTTGGAACATTTACTCCCTCGGATCCTAAGTCGCAAGATATCGCTGACTTAACTGGGAGTATTGATTTCTCCACAATTACAGAATATGGTTCAGAATCCGATCCGCGTGCCTATCGTTTCGATGGAGAACTGAACAAGGCAAATAGGGGACTCATGGAATTTCAAGAAATGTTAAAATCTGATGAAAAGTTTCTCTGGAATCTCCTGAGCCTTTCTCAAGAAGGAAATTTCAAAGCCGGGCGCTTTGCTTTAATCTCGGCTGACGAGCTAGTCATTGCCCATACCAACGAAAATGAATATCAAGCGTTTATATCGAATAAGAAAAATGAAGCATTGCAATCTAGAATTATTGTTATGCACATTCCCTATAATCTTAAAGTTAGTGATGAAGTTAAAATTTACGAAAAACTGATCAGCCAAAGTGATATTAAAAATGTGCATCTTGCTCCCCATAGTTTATGGGCAACCTCTGTGTTTAGTGTTCTTTCCCGCATAAAGCCATCGAAAAAGCAAGGAATGGATCTCGTTAAGAAAATGAGGATCTATGATGGCGAAGATGTAGAGGGATTTAATCAAAAGGATATTAAAGAGCTGACCATGGAGGGAGAAGAGCAAGGGGAAGGCATGAGTGGTGTGGATCCTCGTTACGTAATCAACCGTATTTCTACGGCATTAATTCGAGATGACCATGCTTGTATCAACGCGCTGGATATTTTAAGAGCTCTAAAAGACGGTTTATCTCAGCATACTTCGATCATGAAAGAAGAAAAAGAAAACCTTCTTAATCTGATTGCGGTTGCTAGGCGTGAATATGATGAAATGGCTAAAATTGAAGTCCAGAAGGCGTTTGTCTATGCCTATGAGGAATCTGCAAAGTCGCTGTTGAATAATTATCTCGACAATGTTGAGGCGTTTTGTAATTCTTCGAAACTTTATGATCAAATAACCGGTGAACAA from the Desulfosporosinus sp. Sb-LF genome contains:
- a CDS encoding PrkA family serine protein kinase, with the translated sequence MEVIKWLREYREIEAALAWSGTFADYLPMVTKNPNLALHAHARIYAMLKAAGIETSGDQKKYKFFDKELFGLDKTLERLIEEYFHSAAKRLDVRKRILLLMGPVSGGKSTIVSLLKRGLEEFTRTEEGAVYAIDGCPMHEDPLHLLPVSLRPQFEELYGIRIEGNLCPVCRLRLDEEFGGEVEHIPVKRIVFSEEQRVGVGTFTPSDPKSQDIADLTGSIDFSTITEYGSESDPRAYRFDGELNKANRGLMEFQEMLKSDEKFLWNLLSLSQEGNFKAGRFALISADELVIAHTNENEYQAFISNKKNEALQSRIIVMHIPYNLKVSDEVKIYEKLISQSDIKNVHLAPHSLWATSVFSVLSRIKPSKKQGMDLVKKMRIYDGEDVEGFNQKDIKELTMEGEEQGEGMSGVDPRYVINRISTALIRDDHACINALDILRALKDGLSQHTSIMKEEKENLLNLIAVARREYDEMAKIEVQKAFVYAYEESAKSLLNNYLDNVEAFCNSSKLYDQITGEQLEPDEQLMRSIEEQIGVSENAKKTFREEILIRISMYARKGKAFGYSSHERLKEAIEKKLFADLKDIVKITTSVDHPDQDQLRRINNVMDRLINEHGYCPICANEIVKYVGALLNR
- the cobO gene encoding cob(I)yrinic acid a,c-diamide adenosyltransferase, with the protein product MSNLTQGLVQIYTGNGKGKTTAAFGLTIRAVGHGFRVYIIQFMKGGNDYGELEGLKHLWPECQHENFGGKGWVRKGEPLEEHILEARKGFSRAREIVLSGAWDIVILDEILNALWFTLIPESEVLDLLNNKPAHVELILTGRNASQSLIERADLVTEMVLKKHPFEQGIQARQGIEF
- the glnA gene encoding type I glutamate--ammonia ligase; this translates as MTMTQEDVLREAHDKGIKFIRLQFTDIFGILKNVAISIEQLEKALDGELMFDGSSIEGFARIEESDMYLRPDPSTFVELPWRSKEGGVARLICDVYNPDGTPFDGCPRNALKRVLMEASEMGYTLNVGPELEFFLFHTDAEGRPTTITHDKAGYFDLTPIDLGENARRDMVLTLEQMGYEIEASHHEVAPGQHEIDFKYSNALDIADKIATFRFVVRTIAQHHGLHATFMPKPIFGINGSGMHSNQSLFKGGKNAFYDPEDPMELSEIAYQYIAGLMKHARSFTAITNPTINSYKRLVPGYEAPCYIAWSGRNRSPLIRVPAKRGSSTRIELRSPDPSCNPYLAIAVQLKAGLDGIKNKLIPPSSLDLNIYAMTSIEREKMGVNTLPSSLKEALDELAKAPIIQDALGNHIYNRFVEAKMDEWDSFRVTVTQWELNRYLEMY